The genomic window AAACGGAAGATCAGAAAGAAACCAAGACTTTCTAGCCAGAGACGGGTTTGTGTTGTGTGGACTTAAATTAGCTAGTACAAAACATGGGGAGATAGTGTTTGTTTTGTCGGGtaagtatttaaaaaaatatatatatatatatttgggagattaCATGTACATTTTGCCAGCTCGCTTGCACAGCATAATGATTATGGGAAGATCTCAATTGTaatcctcgcgtcctctctccttctcaaaaacccattggatgagaaagcctgAGGTCCCGCCCTTCTGACCCTCTCCTCTAATGGgtttttgagaaggaggcaaagCGAGGACATAAACAATTGAGATTCTTCCCATGTTGTTGTGTTAGCATGTATCTAGCTGGCTAATAACTAGCTAGCAAGACGGCTAAGGTTAAGCTAGCTGCATTTATGGCTTGCCATTCAAATGTAACTTTCAAGTGAAATATAAAGGTATTTATTTGCTATATGTAGATACGCTTGCTTGGACCATTCCATGGAAAATGTGACCGTTGTGTCTTCAAGCTGAATCTTTGCTAAATCTGTAACGTTGGCCAGCTaactaacgttacctagctaaaCCATGTTAGCCTGCTAACTAACTGATGTTAACTGAAATTAGCTGTGGTTGTGATACATTTGTTACTAGTTTTTCAACATGATCACGGATTCCTCCAGTTAAATTCAACGCTTGTCTCATAATCAATTTTTATCCAGAGTCGGCCGGCTAGCTAGTCAAcaaacatagccagctagctagctgtcactTGAGTGTTGATATGCCCATACGCAATAATGTAACACTGACAGACGGTGTAATGTTATTGGTTTGCCAGCTGCAATGTGTGATATTTGTTTTTTAACTAGCCAGTAAATATCCATAGAAATATCATGCCAGGTTTTGTAACCTAGATTTTAGTTAGTTAGTCTGACATTTAAATAGCTAACTACCTAGATGTCATGTCATGATAAGATCTGTTGACATTTTTCCCAAATTATGTTTTCTCtttagtttttccaggtttctgtTTTTCCAAGGTTTTACAGGGTTTCAAGCTCAAAAATCACACTTTTAATATTgtagtccacaacaatgcttaagctacaccaggagaccacttttgaggtctggggaaAAATAGAAGAAATATGGGTTTTGGGGTGTAGTTATCCTTTAATGCAAGTGTGCACCAGCAAGAGACCCTTGTTTGGTTGGCTATGTTTCTGTAGCGCTCATGTGATTgcattgatgcaaataatcatgatatcattctgcgaggcaggcataggctattttgtagttaacattttaattgagaaggtttttgagaaagcctttccatctctacCAGAAGAAGGGTAacagctacacaaagtgtagacatacgccagcaccgcacacacacagacaggggcattcctgtgccgtttccaAAAGTTGCAGGAAAATACAAATCACTGATGCATGTTGCTCATGTCTTATGATTAACTTGGGCAAATTATTGCATTTTCTAATATGTTCCATACATTTAGTACattcctactaagttcaatacattctGTGATTCCGTCCACGTTCTCCGCAACGCAGATTTTATAGGGACCTAGTCATATCCCATATTCCAGTCTACCATCACCCTGGCATTCTGTGTGCTTGTTGATTGAGGGCACAAGGAGCTTTTTTCTCTCACACTTTTCCCTTCTGATTCCAGTTTCACGGACCTGGTCCTTACGACGACAGTGCAGACCCAGAGAGAGGCCCCACCATCTGACATCCTAGGTCTGGCAGATTATGACCCAGTACCAACCACAGTCCAACCGCTCCAACTTCTTCACCGTGAAAACAGAGGCCTCCTCAACACCACCTCTCGCCACCAGCATGGCCAATAGCAGCGCCGCCGCCCCTGGGAAGGTGATGGGCACACCTGGCCCTGCCGGCAGAATCAGCCCAGAAGGAAGTCAGGTGAGTcctcctgtccatctcctcatcaCCAACCTGGGTCATGTTGGAAAAAGTTTTGTGACAGAAAATGAATGTTTCTTATTAGACAGGAAggccctccctgtttcagttcgGATTCTTCCATTTGGTGGTTAATAAACACGACCCTGGTATACTCCAGCTGGGTGATGTTTTTCAATAGAATTGTTCATAACAGAAATCAAAGAATTAACTAAAACTGTAAGGTCCAGTTCCTACTTGGCTTTGCATACATTGACACCAATCCTTCAGTTTCATGTGCTGGTTGGTTCTGTCAAAACATGTTTTCTATGTTCATATCCCTAGCCAGATGCCAAGTTTCAGGGTGTACAATGAGTATATAGCCTCTCTGCTTGACTGCACCGGCCTGCTTCTAGTGCACCATTGACTATGACTAACAACCTGTTTGCCCTCCACTCAGGTGTTGAGTAAAAAGAAGCTGCAGGACCTAGTAAGAGAGATTGACCCCAATGAGCAGCTCGATGAGGATGTGGAGGAGGTATGTTTCCTAGTTCAGAAGTGTCTTTCACTGAagcttgcaaaaaaaaaaaacacaatgcAAGACTAGTGCATGCAATGTTTTGGAGCCTCACCACTTGTGACCTGAGGTCCCCCATCTGTCTTCCTCTCAGATGCTGCTGCAGATTGCAGATGACTTCATTGACAGTGTGGTGACGGCTGCCTGTCAGCTGGCCCGCCATCGCAAGTCCAACACCTTAGAAGTGAAGGACGTCCAGCTACACCTGGGTGAGTAAAAGTACAGGCTGATACTGGCTGATGGTTGGAGCAGCAGCCGCTGCAGTCAGGGCTCTACACTGaccttttttacaaggagcaTGTGTGCGCCTAAGTTGAAAAATGTTGGCGCACACAAAGAAATTTAGGAGCACAATATTAGAGGTAATAAAGGTAGAATCCTTAATTTTTCTAGGTCACTGGTGCTTCTAAATAGaaattccaggtcgcacagcGAAATATTTTGGTGCATATGCGAGTAAAGTggtcgcactgtagagccctgtgtTTGTCTCCATTACTGGAATGATTAATTTACTATGGCAAAAATGAACAGCGTCTGAGAGCCTTGGGTGTAGCAGCTTAGAGTTTTAAAGATATGTATATAAAAAGGTGGATGAAGTTAATGGACCATTTCCTGTTGAGTGtattttctctttgatttttattcTCACTCCCTGTGTTGTCTGCCACTCCTCAACAGAGCGCCAATGGAACATGTGGATTCCTGGCTATGGTTCAGATGAGATTCGGCCATATAAGAAGGCTTGTACCACAGAGGCCCACAAACAGGTTTGTTTGTCACTCTTTCTTCTTGATCACACCCAGGGTTCACATTTATACTAATGAATTGTGCTTTCAATAATTGAAATGTACAGTgtcgtgaaaaagtattttcccgCTTTCTgaatttctttatttttgcatatttttgatactgaatgttatcagatcttcaaccaaaatctaatattagataaagggaacctgagtttacaaataacaaaaaaatatatacttattttatttatttaatgaacaaagttatgcaacacccaatgcccctgtgtgaaaaagtaattgccccgttacactcaataactggttgtgccacctttagctgcaatgactgcaaccaaatctCATCTAAAAGGtttactcaagtttgccaaaaagcacctggaagcacctggaagatcatcaagactcttggaaggaTGAtaatggacagatgagtcaaaagttaaacttttggatgacatgggtcccattatgcctggtgaaaaccaaacactgcattccacagtaagaacctgtcaagcatggtggtgagtGGTAGTTTGATAGTTTCACGATGCTTTGCTGCCTtgggacctggacgacttgccttaatagaaggaaccatgaattctgctctgtatcagataattctactgGAGAATGTCAGGCCCTCCGTCtttgagctgaagctgaagcgcagctgagtcatgcagcaagacaatgatcaaaaacacacaatcaagtctacatgtaaatggataaaaagcaacacatttgaagttttggaatggcctagtcaaagtccagacctaatcccaattgagatgttttggca from Coregonus clupeaformis isolate EN_2021a chromosome 17, ASM2061545v1, whole genome shotgun sequence includes these protein-coding regions:
- the LOC121585931 gene encoding transcription initiation factor TFIID subunit 12; this encodes MTQYQPQSNRSNFFTVKTEASSTPPLATSMANSSAAAPGKVMGTPGPAGRISPEGSQVLSKKKLQDLVREIDPNEQLDEDVEEMLLQIADDFIDSVVTAACQLARHRKSNTLEVKDVQLHLERQWNMWIPGYGSDEIRPYKKACTTEAHKQRMALIRKTTKK